In Opitutus sp., one genomic interval encodes:
- the aroB gene encoding 3-dehydroquinate synthase: protein MVESLTVNLGDRSYPIHFSKDVAAAVRTQIDALAAAGRKVVVVTDRNLARSQADALQAMFGSQPTLVLEPGEETKSLPQLGRVLDFLAEHRVDRGGALFAAGGGVIGDLAGFAAASYLRGIAFYQVPTTLLSMVDSSVGGKTGINLKAGKNLVGAFHQPRGVFIGTGLLGTLPPREFAAGMAEVIKTGLLGDASLFAQLEARPLTVTSAELGEVVRRCCALKAGVVEADEHETAKDGGRALLNLGHTFGHAIEQVTGYGNYLHGEAVAIGLAGAARLSQKLGYIGAAEVARIEAVLVAHALPVRLRAPLPLAPLLAAMARDKKVRAGALRFVVLKSLGLAATQGDIDPALAEASFREVGAV from the coding sequence ATGGTTGAGAGCCTCACAGTTAACCTCGGCGATCGCAGTTACCCGATTCACTTCAGCAAGGACGTGGCCGCCGCCGTGCGCACCCAAATCGACGCGCTGGCCGCCGCCGGTCGCAAGGTGGTCGTTGTCACCGACCGCAACCTCGCGCGCAGCCAGGCCGATGCGCTGCAAGCCATGTTCGGCAGCCAACCCACCCTCGTACTCGAACCGGGCGAGGAAACCAAATCGCTCCCCCAGCTCGGGCGTGTGCTCGATTTTCTTGCCGAACACCGGGTCGACCGCGGCGGTGCGCTCTTTGCAGCCGGCGGCGGCGTCATCGGCGACTTGGCCGGCTTTGCAGCCGCGTCCTACCTGCGCGGCATCGCCTTTTATCAAGTGCCCACGACCCTGCTTTCCATGGTCGATAGCTCGGTGGGCGGCAAAACCGGCATCAATCTCAAGGCTGGTAAAAATCTCGTCGGCGCTTTCCATCAACCGCGCGGGGTGTTCATCGGCACCGGCCTACTCGGCACGCTGCCGCCGCGCGAGTTCGCCGCCGGCATGGCCGAGGTCATCAAAACCGGTCTGTTGGGCGACGCCTCGCTCTTCGCCCAACTCGAAGCCCGCCCGCTCACGGTCACGAGCGCCGAGCTCGGCGAGGTGGTCCGCCGCTGCTGCGCGCTGAAGGCCGGTGTCGTCGAGGCCGACGAACATGAAACCGCCAAGGATGGCGGCCGTGCACTCCTCAATCTCGGCCACACCTTCGGCCACGCCATCGAGCAGGTCACCGGTTATGGCAACTACCTCCACGGCGAGGCGGTCGCGATCGGCCTGGCGGGAGCGGCGCGGTTGTCGCAAAAACTTGGCTACATCGGTGCCGCCGAAGTGGCGCGCATCGAGGCCGTGCTCGTCGCCCACGCCCTGCCGGTGCGACTACGAGCGCCGCTGCCGCTCGCCCCGCTACTGGCCGCCATGGCCCGCGACAAAAAAGTCCGCGCCGGCGCCCTGCGTTTCGTCGTCCTCAAATCCCTCGGTCTGGCCGCCACCCAGGGCGACATCGACCCGGCCTTAGCCGAGGCCAGCTTCCGCGAAGTCGGCGCGGTCTGA